One part of the Nitrospira sp. genome encodes these proteins:
- a CDS encoding CBS domain-containing protein, whose translation MRASEYFVHGCDPATLVVRQIMEDSVTTVSPMSKAMAVAELLSEHNFGSVPVVEKDYTLRGLVTEFDLLKAVEQGKDLREVTAADIMTRDVVTTTEDMTLMNLIHLFQERHLIRVPVVKDHRLVGMVARRDVVFGYVKARAIYWP comes from the coding sequence ATGCGAGCCTCAGAATACTTCGTTCACGGCTGCGATCCCGCGACGTTGGTCGTTCGGCAGATCATGGAGGACTCGGTCACGACGGTCAGTCCCATGTCTAAGGCGATGGCGGTGGCGGAACTCCTGAGTGAACACAACTTTGGAAGCGTCCCTGTCGTGGAGAAGGACTACACGCTTCGCGGGTTGGTGACGGAATTTGACCTCCTGAAGGCTGTTGAACAGGGGAAAGATCTTCGGGAAGTCACCGCGGCAGACATCATGACCCGGGATGTCGTGACGACCACGGAAGACATGACATTGATGAACCTGATTCATCTGTTCCAGGAACGGCACCTGATCCGCGTGCCGGTCGTGAAAGATCATCGCCTCGTCGGCATGGTCGCACGGCGCGATGTCGTCTTCGGCTACGTCAAGGCACGAGCCATCTACTGGCCATAG
- a CDS encoding DUF2238 domain-containing protein, whose translation MRLAVNAEGQGEAERRIVLRLLLGYGLLWALLAIAPVNRHDWLLENLLAFGLVMGLVSTYRRFSFSLPSYVLITTFMVLHAIGAHYTYSEVPFGFWLKDLLALSRNPFDRLVHFAYGLLLVYPLREVLVRLAGVRGGWSYFLPVSGILAQSGFFEMVEAMVAMVVSPDLGSMYLGTQGDEWDAQKDMAAAFAGSVVAMTVTGWIGTARVADAAERSRLAP comes from the coding sequence ATGCGTCTAGCAGTGAACGCAGAGGGCCAGGGCGAGGCAGAACGCCGTATTGTGCTGAGGCTGTTGCTCGGCTATGGGCTGTTGTGGGCTCTATTGGCCATTGCCCCGGTCAATCGCCACGACTGGCTGCTCGAAAATCTGCTGGCCTTCGGGCTGGTGATGGGGCTGGTGTCCACCTATCGCCGGTTTTCGTTTTCACTTCCATCTTACGTGCTCATCACGACCTTCATGGTGCTGCATGCGATCGGCGCCCATTACACCTATTCAGAAGTCCCGTTTGGATTTTGGCTCAAGGACCTGTTGGCGTTGAGCCGGAATCCCTTCGACCGGCTCGTCCACTTTGCCTATGGGTTGTTGTTGGTCTATCCGCTGCGCGAGGTGCTTGTCCGCCTGGCCGGTGTGCGGGGAGGGTGGTCTTACTTTCTGCCGGTGAGTGGCATCCTGGCACAGAGTGGGTTTTTCGAGATGGTGGAGGCGATGGTGGCGATGGTCGTCAGCCCGGATTTGGGCAGCATGTATCTCGGCACGCAAGGTGACGAATGGGACGCACAGAAGGATATGGCGGCGGCCTTTGCGGGCTCCGTCGTGGCCATGACGGTGACCGGTTGGATAGGAACCGCGAGGGTCGCCGATGCGGCAGAACGATCGCGTCTCGCCCCGTGA
- a CDS encoding DUF2238 domain-containing protein, whose product MGRNKLLSIGLLLWYLAVSVWMAQAPVDPQFWLIASILPAAFVVLLVATHRFLPLSHTSYALITAFLTLHTVGVHYTYAEVPIGLWLDQVLHLGRNHFDRVVHFSFGFLLAYPMEELFRLSASIRGWVVYYLPVMTVLGLSGLWEIIESWVARALHPELGVTYLGSQGDIWDAQKDMAAALYGALLSMTLLLVVRALRGAETALESEAAFSE is encoded by the coding sequence GTGGGTCGAAACAAGCTGCTCTCGATCGGACTGCTGCTGTGGTATCTGGCGGTGTCGGTGTGGATGGCGCAAGCTCCGGTTGATCCGCAGTTCTGGTTGATCGCGAGCATCTTGCCCGCCGCCTTTGTTGTCCTCCTGGTCGCGACACATCGGTTTCTCCCTCTTTCTCACACATCGTATGCGCTGATTACCGCCTTCCTCACGTTGCACACGGTCGGAGTACACTACACCTATGCGGAGGTACCCATCGGGCTCTGGCTGGATCAGGTCCTGCACCTCGGGCGCAATCATTTCGACCGGGTGGTGCATTTCAGTTTCGGTTTTCTCCTGGCCTATCCAATGGAAGAGTTGTTCCGCCTGAGTGCCAGCATCCGCGGGTGGGTGGTGTATTACCTTCCGGTCATGACGGTGCTGGGATTGAGCGGGCTCTGGGAGATCATCGAATCGTGGGTGGCTCGCGCGCTCCATCCGGAATTGGGCGTCACCTATCTGGGATCGCAAGGGGATATCTGGGACGCGCAAAAGGATATGGCCGCGGCACTCTACGGCGCGCTGCTCTCCATGACGCTCTTGCTGGTGGTGCGTGCGTTGCGAGGAGCGGAGACGGCGCTGGAGTCGGAGGCGGCGTTCTCGGAATAG
- a CDS encoding polysaccharide deacetylase family protein produces the protein MKLVVTVDVEEDQWGITPPCRATVNNVYRLPLLQTLFDEFGVVPTYLLTYPVVGDERAAAMLRDLLDAGACEIGAHCHPWNTPPHGERRNVYNSMLCNLPVGLQYEKLQCLHDAIHETFDLAPIAFRSGRWGFDSEVAMNLLRLGYRIDSSVTPYTSWTRDSGPDFSHISPRPYAVAQEPFSDRRSHGALAEVPVSIGYLHGEFQACATLARRLRRSPYRRLRLGGLLSRLHLLRKVWLSPEIETPAMMLQLVRQMRRQGYRVLNLVFHSSALMSGCGPFVRTSAGEQRFLKTLKTFLELVSMEGVTCTPLSKMVAPATGGASPKPFDLSRAHSRDGSEVLLGTMPIY, from the coding sequence ATGAAATTGGTGGTGACGGTTGATGTGGAGGAAGATCAATGGGGCATCACGCCGCCCTGCCGCGCAACCGTCAACAACGTGTACCGCCTTCCTCTTCTGCAGACGTTGTTCGACGAGTTCGGGGTTGTACCGACCTATCTCCTCACCTATCCAGTCGTCGGCGATGAGCGTGCAGCGGCCATGCTGCGTGACTTGCTTGATGCCGGCGCCTGTGAAATCGGGGCGCATTGTCATCCATGGAATACGCCCCCGCACGGGGAACGTCGGAATGTCTACAATAGCATGCTCTGCAACCTGCCGGTCGGCTTGCAATATGAAAAGCTACAATGTTTGCATGATGCCATTCACGAGACCTTTGACCTGGCGCCCATCGCATTCCGGAGCGGGCGTTGGGGGTTCGATTCCGAAGTTGCGATGAACCTGCTCCGGCTCGGATATCGTATCGACAGTTCCGTCACGCCCTATACCTCATGGACACGGGACTCTGGCCCTGATTTTTCCCACATCTCTCCGCGCCCCTATGCCGTTGCCCAGGAGCCGTTCAGTGATCGACGTTCGCACGGGGCGCTCGCGGAAGTCCCGGTCAGTATTGGCTATCTCCATGGAGAATTTCAGGCCTGTGCGACGCTGGCGCGACGACTCCGGCGGAGTCCGTACCGCCGGCTCCGGCTCGGCGGCCTGCTCTCGCGATTGCATCTGTTGCGGAAAGTGTGGCTCTCGCCGGAGATCGAAACTCCGGCCATGATGCTGCAGCTCGTTCGTCAGATGCGGAGGCAAGGCTACCGGGTGCTGAATCTGGTGTTCCATTCGTCTGCACTCATGAGCGGGTGTGGGCCGTTTGTCCGTACGAGCGCCGGCGAGCAACGCTTTCTCAAGACCCTCAAGACGTTTCTTGAGCTGGTGAGCATGGAGGGGGTCACCTGCACACCCCTGTCGAAAATGGTTGCCCCGGCAACAGGCGGCGCTTCGCCGAAACCCTTCGATCTGTCTCGTGCACATTCACGTGATGGATCTGAGGTCCTCTTGGGGACTATGCCTATATATTGA
- a CDS encoding GNAT family N-acetyltransferase, giving the protein MTNAAPLTIRAVTSLKEFKGLACEWEQLLHSVPGHSVFLTWEWLYYWSKHYLGDGCLKILLAFDDRERVVGIAPFYARRTGIPGLGFNWFREWRFLGSDGVGSSYLDLIASGHHKPALLQSLSRYLFTDARNEWDILTLSDMPAESTTLDLWNEWFGETGKVGEMTATACCPVIRLPGTVDAYRAGLGRNTRYTLQRKTKCLQQAGDIRYRRATSPAEVEAALESLMTLHQQRWTARADGGVFAKEMPKRFHREVVQVLSERGRVSLDWLELEGRPIAAIYGFVYGDTYDFYLPGFDPAAVPRSSPGMLLLHHRIEQAIRDGVKTIDLLQGAQPYKLAWATDLRRLMTLRVYNRSARAVTLKLLESAKQAIKILVR; this is encoded by the coding sequence ATGACGAACGCAGCTCCCTTGACTATTCGCGCAGTCACCTCGTTGAAGGAATTCAAGGGACTGGCTTGTGAATGGGAGCAACTGCTTCACTCCGTGCCAGGGCATAGTGTCTTTCTCACGTGGGAGTGGTTGTACTACTGGTCGAAACATTACTTGGGTGATGGGTGTCTCAAGATTCTGCTGGCGTTCGACGATCGCGAACGTGTGGTCGGCATCGCGCCGTTCTATGCCCGTCGGACCGGCATTCCGGGCCTCGGCTTCAACTGGTTCCGAGAATGGCGATTTCTGGGCAGCGACGGCGTCGGCTCGTCCTATCTCGATCTGATAGCGAGCGGCCACCATAAACCGGCCTTGCTACAGAGTCTCTCCCGCTACCTGTTCACCGACGCGCGGAACGAGTGGGACATTCTTACGCTCTCGGATATGCCTGCCGAGTCCACCACCCTGGATCTGTGGAACGAGTGGTTCGGCGAGACGGGCAAGGTCGGCGAAATGACCGCCACGGCTTGCTGCCCCGTCATCCGTCTGCCCGGAACGGTCGATGCCTATCGTGCCGGCCTTGGGCGGAACACACGCTATACGCTGCAACGGAAGACGAAGTGCCTTCAACAGGCGGGCGACATACGGTACAGACGCGCCACGAGTCCTGCCGAGGTCGAGGCCGCCCTCGAATCATTGATGACGCTCCACCAACAGCGATGGACTGCCCGGGCTGATGGCGGGGTGTTTGCCAAGGAGATGCCCAAACGGTTTCACCGGGAGGTGGTGCAGGTTTTGAGCGAACGAGGTCGCGTGAGCCTTGACTGGCTGGAGTTGGAGGGGCGACCGATTGCGGCCATCTATGGGTTTGTCTATGGGGATACGTATGACTTTTATCTGCCAGGATTCGATCCGGCCGCCGTTCCAAGGTCCAGCCCTGGCATGCTGCTGCTGCATCACCGAATTGAGCAGGCCATTCGTGATGGGGTGAAGACTATCGATCTGTTGCAGGGTGCACAACCGTACAAGCTCGCATGGGCGACCGATCTCCGACGGTTGATGACCCTGCGGGTGTACAACCGGTCTGCGAGGGCGGTCACGCTCAAGCTGCTGGAGAGTGCCAAGCAGGCGATCAAAATCCTGGTCAGATAG
- the xrtW gene encoding exosortase W, with protein sequence MEHSLSHTSERGTVLQPRSSLMGRSTRWFGVDPLTLRVLGLGLLFWLLSARAWGDLWELWWNRYGFSHGFLVPLVSLYLTWLQWPDLKRIPVQPALVPGALWLVSATLLLMASDVAGVMTIESLALILVLAGLVLLLCGFTYLKAMAFPLAYLIFMTPVLDVLTEPLEWPFQLLTANMSASMLQAIGIPVILEHRIFILLPTVTLEVARECSGAGLLIAVLAVGLPLAHLTLRMWWSRVTLVLSSVLMAIMANWLRVTVMGLYAQAGGKDLHGPYHMLQGLFVDWVAFGFLFMGAWLLSKLERRAPTSLLPEPEGVSGVVLSPVPAWRRAWWLACATLAGATLVLSWLHHGTTGLKKDLATFPAEIGDWVIDRQSNTGSLINLLDADASLARTYRAPDGRRVNLSVAYTKAQRQGKELVGMQTAPLHEQALAAALLVGERTVSANRTMLDRSHRPVPALFWYHIDGRSYAGRFQAKLATIMQVFRHGRTDGALVLVSAEPRIVQDADAWTAPEEFAGLVFPLLQEYVP encoded by the coding sequence GTGGAACATTCGCTCAGCCATACGTCCGAAAGGGGAACCGTTCTGCAGCCACGGTCTTCCTTGATGGGCCGGAGTACGAGATGGTTCGGCGTCGATCCGTTGACGCTGCGGGTTCTCGGACTCGGTCTGTTGTTCTGGCTGCTCTCCGCGCGCGCCTGGGGCGATCTTTGGGAATTGTGGTGGAATCGCTACGGCTTTTCTCACGGATTTCTTGTCCCGTTGGTTAGTCTGTATCTGACTTGGCTTCAATGGCCGGACTTGAAACGGATTCCGGTTCAACCGGCGCTCGTGCCGGGTGCGCTCTGGCTCGTGAGTGCGACGCTCCTACTCATGGCGAGTGACGTGGCCGGCGTCATGACCATCGAAAGCCTCGCGTTGATCCTGGTCCTGGCGGGACTCGTCCTGCTCCTGTGTGGGTTTACGTATCTCAAGGCGATGGCCTTTCCGCTCGCCTATCTGATCTTCATGACGCCCGTCTTGGATGTCCTGACCGAACCGCTGGAATGGCCCTTTCAACTCCTCACCGCCAACATGTCTGCCTCCATGCTGCAGGCGATCGGCATTCCCGTGATCCTGGAACACCGTATCTTCATCCTCCTGCCCACGGTCACGTTGGAAGTGGCGCGCGAATGTAGCGGGGCTGGATTGCTCATCGCCGTGCTGGCCGTCGGGTTACCGCTGGCCCATCTCACGCTGCGGATGTGGTGGAGCCGGGTCACGCTTGTGTTGTCGTCGGTCCTGATGGCCATCATGGCCAACTGGCTGCGGGTGACAGTTATGGGCCTCTATGCGCAAGCGGGGGGCAAAGACCTGCATGGGCCGTATCATATGCTACAGGGCTTGTTTGTCGATTGGGTTGCGTTCGGATTTCTGTTCATGGGGGCTTGGCTCCTGAGCAAACTGGAACGGAGAGCGCCGACCTCGCTGTTGCCGGAACCGGAAGGCGTGTCCGGCGTCGTACTCTCGCCAGTCCCGGCATGGCGCCGAGCCTGGTGGTTGGCTTGCGCCACCCTTGCCGGTGCGACGCTGGTTCTGTCCTGGCTTCATCACGGGACTACAGGACTCAAAAAGGACCTGGCAACATTTCCCGCCGAGATCGGTGATTGGGTTATCGACCGTCAGTCGAACACCGGATCATTGATTAACCTGCTGGATGCGGACGCATCACTGGCGCGGACCTATCGCGCACCTGATGGCCGTCGCGTGAATCTCTCTGTGGCGTATACGAAAGCCCAACGTCAGGGAAAAGAACTGGTGGGGATGCAGACGGCGCCGCTCCATGAGCAGGCCCTCGCCGCGGCCCTACTGGTGGGGGAGCGGACGGTATCAGCGAATCGCACCATGCTCGACAGGAGCCACCGGCCCGTCCCGGCCCTGTTCTGGTATCACATCGATGGCAGGAGTTATGCGGGCCGTTTTCAGGCCAAGCTGGCGACGATCATGCAGGTGTTCCGGCACGGGCGCACCGATGGTGCCCTGGTGCTGGTGTCGGCGGAGCCTCGGATTGTTCAGGACGCAGATGCGTGGACAGCACCTGAAGAATTTGCCGGCCTCGTTTTTCCTCTCCTGCAAGAGTATGTGCCATGA